A window of Candidatus Falkowbacteria bacterium genomic DNA:
ATTATAGTTTTACTAGGCTGGATACGCCTGTTTTGGAAAAGTACGAATTGTTTAATCATACTTTATTCAAACAAGGTGGTATTTTAGATAAAGAATCGTTTAGTTTTATTGACAAAGGCCAAAAGCTTATTCTCCGACCAGAAACTACATCTTCAGTTGCTAGGGCTTTTATCGCTCATAATATGATTAATCAAATTATGCCGGTCAAAGTTTTTAATTGGGGCCCAGTTTTTCGACAGGGAAAAGTAGAAGCCAATAAGCTTCGCCAATTTACTCAAGTTAGTTTTGAAATTTTAGGGAACAAAACTGCAGCAATTGATGCTGAGTTAATTATTATTGCTTGCTCATTTTTGAAACGTATAGGTTTGAATGTTGAAGTTCGATTAAACAGTATGGGTTGTGTGTCTTGTCGCCCAGAGTATAGTAAGGCATTGACTGGTTATTTAAAATCAAAGAGAGGTGCAGTTTGCGCTGATTGTAGAAAATATGTCACTAGAGATCCACTTAAATTTTTAAGTTGCCAGAATAATAAATGTAAACAAGTCAAGGATGATGCCCCACAGATGGTTGATTGGTTGTGCGATGAATGTCGTGATCATTTATTTAGAGTTTTGGAATATTTAGATGAACTGAAGATTTCATATAAATTAGAAGCTGATTTATTTAGAGCTTTTGATTTTTACACCAAGACCGTTTTTGAAATTTATCCAATTACGGAAGAGGATGAAGTTAAATATTCAATTGCTGGTGGTGGTAGATATGATTATTTAATTCCTATGTTGAGTGGGCCAGAGGTACCAGCCGCTGGATTTAGTTTGGGACTTGAGCGAGTGGTCAATCAGTTAAAAGCACAAAAGGTGGAAATCCCTGTTGTTAAACAGACCGTTGTATATTTAGCTCAATTAAGTGAGCAGGCTAGACAAAAGGCTTTTTCATATTTTGAAAAATTGAGAAACGAAGATTTTGTGGTCAAGGCTAATTTTTCCAAAAGAAGCTTGAAAGAACAGCTAGATATGGCAAAAAAGCAAAATGCAAAATTTGTTCTAATTTTAGGCCAGAAAGAAGTTAATGAAAACACTATTATACTTAGAGATATGGAAAGTGGTATTCAGGAGGTTTTGAATGCGGATAAGGCTATAAAAGAAATTAATAAGCGTCTTAGAGAAAGAAAAGCCTAGATAGACTTGACTTTTTAGGAAAATTTAGCTAATCTTGATCTTGGAATATATCATTATTATAGCTTCCATTGAATTAATAAATTATTTGAAAGGGCAATAACATGGCAATAGAGGTAAAACGAAAAAAGGGGGAAACATTTGAAGCTTTTGTCCGTCGTTTTAATAGACGGTTGATGCAGAGTGGCGTTGTACTTGAATTTAAGAAAAGGTTATATAACCGAAAGGACATGAGTCGTAATTTGCAAAAAGCAGATAAGATTTCTCGTAAAGAATATCGAGAGAAAAAAGAATACCTTAAGAAAATAGGCCGTATTCCAGAAGAAACAAATACTCGCCGAAGACGATATTAGGGTAATTTTATAATTGAAACTTTCCAAATCTTTTCAACAGCTCTGGGCTGTTCTTGGAAGTTAAAATTTAGTATAATATATATGAGCCTAATAAATAATATTGAACAGGCTTTGGTACAAGCAATGAAAGACAAAAATGAATTGGTTTTGTCTACTTTAAGGATGTTGAAGAGTGCTATAAAAAACAAACAGATTGAAATAAAAAAAGAATTGCAAGATGAGGAGACTATTGCGATTCTAAAAAGTGAAATAAAAAAACGTAAAGAGTCAGCAGAAATGTTTGGTCAGGCAGGACGGTCGGAATTGGCTGAGCGTGAATTGTCTGAGATAGAAGTATTGCAAGAATACTTACCAGAACAGATGTCAGTCGAAAAAATCAAGGAAGCTACTCAGCAGGTTATTAGTCAGTTGCCTGAAGATGATAAAGGAAATTTTGGAAAAGTTATGAGACAGGTCATGACAGAATTGCAAGGGCAGGCTGACGGCAGCGCAGTTAGTCAAGTAGTGAAGGAATTACTTGGATAATTTGCGAACAAACCTAAAATCAAAAATAAAAATTAATATACATTTCATCTAGGGCAAAAGAAATGTAGGCTTAAAGGTGAAATGTGCGGGGACAATGTATAATTATAATGTGTTATCTCAGAAAGTGGTTAAAATAACTGTCAGTTGTTTAGTGTTGATATTGGCAGTTTTTTTATTTGTGCCAATACCGGTTCAGGCTCAGGATGTTAGTGGAACGGATGCAGAAATGAATTTAGACGCAGCCGCTGGTCAGACAGTTTTAGAAAAAACAGATCCGCGAATTATTGTGGGTAATATTATTAAAGTAGCCTTGGGCCTTTTGGGTGCAGTGGCTCTTATAATTGTACTTTATGCTGGGTTTGTCTACATGACTTCTGGTGGTGACGCCGCTAAAATAGAAAAAGCCAAAAAATGGTTAGTCAATGGATTTATTGGTATGGTTATTATTTTTGCTGCTTACTCAATTACGGTATTTATATTCAATATGTTATTAGGAGAGGAAGCTAAATATGATCCAAGTGGTTATTT
This region includes:
- a CDS encoding GatB/YqeY domain-containing protein; amino-acid sequence: MSLINNIEQALVQAMKDKNELVLSTLRMLKSAIKNKQIEIKKELQDEETIAILKSEIKKRKESAEMFGQAGRSELAERELSEIEVLQEYLPEQMSVEKIKEATQQVISQLPEDDKGNFGKVMRQVMTELQGQADGSAVSQVVKELLG
- a CDS encoding histidine--tRNA ligase yields the protein MPRRKKEEQPQEEIKKIKTPSLVEGMRDFLPADQKYINFVEKELQSVVDDYSFTRLDTPVLEKYELFNHTLFKQGGILDKESFSFIDKGQKLILRPETTSSVARAFIAHNMINQIMPVKVFNWGPVFRQGKVEANKLRQFTQVSFEILGNKTAAIDAELIIIACSFLKRIGLNVEVRLNSMGCVSCRPEYSKALTGYLKSKRGAVCADCRKYVTRDPLKFLSCQNNKCKQVKDDAPQMVDWLCDECRDHLFRVLEYLDELKISYKLEADLFRAFDFYTKTVFEIYPITEEDEVKYSIAGGGRYDYLIPMLSGPEVPAAGFSLGLERVVNQLKAQKVEIPVVKQTVVYLAQLSEQARQKAFSYFEKLRNEDFVVKANFSKRSLKEQLDMAKKQNAKFVLILGQKEVNENTIILRDMESGIQEVLNADKAIKEINKRLRERKA